A single genomic interval of Pseudomonas sp. FeN3W harbors:
- a CDS encoding DMT family transporter, which yields MRPLDMFRLLALAAIWGASFLFLRIIAPVLGTFPTAFFRVLLATAGLLAILLLLRTRWDFRGKLGLCLVLGVINSGLPFALYSVAAQLVPAGYSAIFNATTPMMGVLIGALFFAEELTLAKIIGVFSGLGGVALLMRIGPVPFDMELLLGALACLGATACYGFGGFLTRRWINQGEGLNSEVVAFGSQLGAALCLLPLFGLSLLNAPPVDWGDSTVWLSLLGLGLVCTAFAYILYFRLLADIGPVKTLTVTFLIPPFGVLWGVIFLDEPLSWAYVQGGALIALALWLILRQAPITRPTAQLRRS from the coding sequence ATGCGTCCGCTCGACATGTTCCGCCTGCTTGCTCTCGCCGCCATCTGGGGTGCGAGTTTTCTTTTTCTACGCATCATCGCACCAGTGCTCGGCACCTTTCCCACGGCGTTCTTTCGTGTGCTGCTGGCAACCGCAGGGTTGCTGGCCATCCTGCTGTTGCTGCGCACGCGCTGGGATTTCCGCGGCAAGCTGGGGTTGTGCCTGGTGCTGGGCGTGATCAATTCCGGCTTGCCGTTCGCGCTGTATTCGGTGGCCGCGCAGCTGGTGCCGGCTGGCTATTCGGCGATCTTCAACGCCACCACGCCGATGATGGGCGTGCTGATCGGCGCACTGTTCTTCGCCGAGGAGCTGACGCTCGCCAAGATAATCGGCGTTTTCAGCGGACTCGGCGGCGTGGCATTGCTGATGCGAATCGGGCCGGTGCCATTCGACATGGAGCTGCTGCTCGGCGCGCTGGCCTGCCTGGGCGCCACCGCCTGTTATGGCTTCGGCGGCTTTCTCACCCGCCGCTGGATCAACCAGGGCGAAGGCCTGAACAGCGAGGTGGTCGCGTTCGGTAGTCAGCTCGGTGCGGCACTGTGCCTGTTGCCACTGTTCGGATTGTCGTTACTGAATGCGCCGCCGGTGGACTGGGGAGACTCGACGGTCTGGCTGAGTCTGCTGGGTCTGGGACTGGTCTGTACGGCGTTCGCCTACATCCTCTACTTCCGCCTGCTGGCGGATATCGGACCGGTCAAGACGCTGACGGTGACCTTTCTGATCCCGCCGTTCGGTGTGCTATGGGGCGTGATCTTTCTTGATGAGCCACTTTCGTGGGCTTACGTCCAG